The Thermanaerovibrio acidaminovorans DSM 6589 genome contains a region encoding:
- the hisF gene encoding imidazole glycerol phosphate synthase subunit HisF — MIRIIPCLDVKGGRVVKGVNFQGLRDAGDPAELGERYCIEGADEVVFLDIAASGEGRGTMRGWTCRVAEVMTIPFTVGGGISSPEQAVELVRAGADKVSLNTAALRDPDLVRRCALALGSQAVVVAVDVKSSPLGFQVHACGGTEPTGISMVDWIRRVESLGAGEILLTSIDRDGTQEGFHLEALQAAREATDLPIIASGGAGRREHFLEAARAGADGLLAASVFHYGGIPIGDLKDFLSSHGIPVRRGVRA; from the coding sequence ATGATACGGATCATACCCTGCCTGGACGTGAAGGGCGGACGGGTGGTCAAGGGGGTGAACTTCCAGGGCCTTAGGGACGCGGGGGACCCGGCGGAGCTGGGGGAGAGGTACTGTATCGAGGGGGCCGACGAGGTGGTCTTCCTGGACATCGCCGCCTCCGGCGAGGGAAGGGGCACCATGCGTGGGTGGACCTGCAGGGTGGCGGAGGTGATGACCATCCCCTTCACCGTGGGGGGCGGCATATCCAGCCCGGAGCAGGCGGTGGAGCTGGTCCGGGCTGGGGCGGACAAGGTGAGCCTGAACACCGCCGCCCTCCGGGACCCGGACCTGGTTAGGCGCTGCGCCCTGGCGCTGGGCAGCCAGGCGGTGGTGGTGGCGGTGGACGTGAAGAGCTCCCCCCTGGGGTTCCAGGTCCACGCCTGCGGGGGCACCGAACCCACCGGGATATCCATGGTGGACTGGATCCGGCGGGTGGAATCCCTGGGGGCGGGGGAGATACTGCTCACCTCCATCGACCGGGACGGGACCCAAGAGGGGTTCCACCTGGAGGCCCTCCAGGCCGCCCGGGAGGCCACGGACCTGCCCATCATAGCCTCCGGCGGGGCGGGACGGAGGGAGCACTTCCTGGAGGCCGCCCGGGCCGGCGCTGACGGGCTCCTGGCCGCTTCGGTGTTCCACTACGGCGGGATACCCATCGGGGACCTGAAGGACTTCCTGAGCTCCCATGGGATCCCGGTTAGGAGGGGGGTGAGGGCATGA
- a CDS encoding HisA/HisF-related TIM barrel protein — MEIYPAVDLYGGKVVRLTGGRFQDATVYPTSPGEMALLFAQAGVRWAHVVDLEGAKTGRPVHLWALEAFAGAGLKVQFGGGIRSIQSVRDALSAGATRVMMGSALFDRSVDVVEAHRLFGPAILPAVDHRGWRVSVKGWTQGTDIPVDRALENLSRVGFSLFLVTDGDRDGTLSGPDLEGYRKICARYGIIAAGGIGELGHLRGLRNAGAAGAVLGKALYEGAISIEEAMRL, encoded by the coding sequence TTGGAGATCTACCCGGCGGTGGACCTGTACGGGGGCAAGGTGGTGCGGCTCACCGGCGGCAGGTTCCAGGACGCCACCGTCTACCCCACCTCCCCGGGGGAGATGGCCCTCCTCTTCGCCCAGGCGGGGGTCCGGTGGGCCCACGTGGTGGACCTGGAGGGGGCAAAGACCGGAAGGCCCGTCCACCTGTGGGCCCTGGAGGCCTTCGCCGGGGCGGGACTCAAGGTCCAGTTCGGCGGTGGGATCCGCAGCATCCAGTCGGTCCGGGACGCCCTCTCCGCCGGGGCAACCCGGGTGATGATGGGAAGCGCCCTCTTCGACCGGTCGGTGGACGTAGTGGAGGCGCACCGTCTCTTCGGCCCCGCAATCCTGCCCGCGGTAGACCACCGGGGCTGGAGGGTCTCCGTCAAGGGCTGGACCCAGGGGACGGACATACCGGTGGATCGGGCGCTGGAGAACCTGTCCCGGGTGGGGTTCTCCCTCTTCCTGGTCACCGACGGGGACCGGGACGGGACCCTCTCGGGGCCGGACCTGGAGGGGTACCGGAAGATATGCGCCCGGTACGGGATAATCGCCGCCGGGGGCATCGGGGAGCTGGGACACCTTAGGGGCCTTAGGAACGCGGGGGCCGCGGGGGCGGTGCTGGGCAAGGCCCTGTACGAGGGGGCGATCTCCATCGAGGAGGCGATGAGGCTTTGA
- the hisH gene encoding imidazole glycerol phosphate synthase subunit HisH, whose amino-acid sequence MIGIVDYGAGNLENLRRALTRIGRDARVLRSPGEAEGLQLLFLPGVGSFGSAMGSLRASGWDRALIGWAEAQRGLIGICLGMQMMMEFSFEDGGHRGLGIFRGTVEPYRGGRRIHMGWDRVEWTQGGPGADTFYFVHRYCARSCPSQAAICGSDGEQFVAAVREGSVMGFQFHPERSGPEGLELLRWAIGEVV is encoded by the coding sequence GTGATCGGCATAGTGGACTACGGGGCGGGGAACCTGGAGAACCTGAGGCGGGCCCTCACCAGGATCGGACGGGACGCCCGGGTGCTCAGATCCCCCGGCGAGGCGGAGGGGCTCCAGCTCCTCTTCCTGCCCGGGGTCGGGTCCTTCGGCAGCGCAATGGGATCCCTCCGGGCCTCCGGATGGGACCGGGCCCTGATCGGATGGGCGGAGGCCCAGCGGGGGCTCATAGGCATCTGTCTCGGCATGCAGATGATGATGGAGTTCAGCTTCGAGGACGGGGGACACCGGGGGCTGGGGATCTTCCGGGGCACCGTGGAGCCCTATCGGGGGGGCAGGCGGATTCACATGGGCTGGGACCGGGTAGAGTGGACCCAGGGGGGGCCGGGGGCGGACACATTCTACTTCGTCCACCGTTACTGCGCCCGCAGCTGCCCATCTCAGGCGGCCATCTGCGGCTCAGATGGGGAGCAATTCGTGGCGGCGGTGCGGGAGGGCAGCGTGATGGGCTTCCAGTTCCACCCGGAGCGCAGCGGCCCCGAGGGGCTGGAGTTGCTCCGGTGGGCCATCGGGGAGGTGGTCTAG
- the hisB gene encoding imidazoleglycerol-phosphate dehydratase HisB, producing the protein MITRCDRSTRETRISLELTHPGTGLFQVDMEPSFLTHMLEALVLHGGMDLHGSAQGDLHVDMHHLTEDLGIVMGRCLLEIWPGSPRVRYGHAVIPMDEALVRCAVDLSMRPGAFTSGELPRGSCGGFDGELVLEFARALSNEARITMHLDVLKGVNLHHTVEACFKAMGRALRQALAPAEGTMSTKGAM; encoded by the coding sequence ATGATAACCCGGTGTGACCGGTCCACTCGGGAGACCCGCATATCCCTGGAGCTGACCCACCCGGGCACGGGCCTGTTCCAGGTGGACATGGAGCCGTCGTTCCTAACCCACATGCTGGAGGCCCTGGTCCTCCACGGGGGCATGGACCTCCATGGCTCCGCCCAGGGGGACCTCCACGTGGACATGCACCACCTCACCGAGGACCTGGGGATAGTCATGGGCCGTTGCCTCCTGGAGATATGGCCCGGGTCCCCAAGGGTCCGGTACGGTCACGCGGTGATCCCCATGGACGAGGCGCTGGTCCGGTGCGCGGTGGACCTGTCCATGAGGCCCGGGGCCTTCACCTCCGGGGAGCTACCCCGGGGGAGCTGCGGCGGGTTCGACGGGGAGCTGGTCTTAGAGTTCGCAAGGGCGCTCTCCAACGAGGCCCGGATCACCATGCACCTGGACGTCCTCAAGGGGGTAAACCTGCACCACACGGTGGAGGCCTGCTTCAAGGCCATGGGCCGGGCCCTCCGGCAGGCTCTCGCACCAGCGGAGGGGACCATGAGCACCAAGGGGGCGATGTGA
- the hisG gene encoding ATP phosphoribosyltransferase: MLTMAIPTGRSMEDAAELLTKADILPPDTDPGRRLEIPLRDMRIILVKPQDVPPLVHMGFAQLGLAGQDVILESGARVAVLHDTGLCPCRMVIAGPPKAREGLMNSPNRKLRVATKYVRTADQVLPQRGLRTVTVPLHGSVEIAPALGIAEVIMDIVQTGNTLKANGLSVLMELFPVTMRLIANPGALNLQWDRIRPMLERIREVSG; this comes from the coding sequence ATGCTGACCATGGCGATCCCCACCGGAAGGTCCATGGAGGACGCGGCGGAGCTCCTCACCAAGGCGGACATCCTGCCCCCCGACACCGACCCGGGCCGTAGACTGGAGATACCCCTCAGGGACATGCGGATCATCCTGGTGAAGCCCCAGGACGTGCCGCCCCTGGTGCACATGGGCTTCGCCCAGCTGGGCCTGGCGGGGCAGGACGTGATCCTGGAGTCCGGCGCCAGGGTGGCGGTGCTCCACGACACGGGGCTATGCCCCTGCCGGATGGTCATAGCGGGCCCCCCCAAGGCCCGGGAGGGGCTGATGAACAGCCCCAACAGAAAGCTGCGGGTGGCCACCAAGTACGTGAGGACCGCCGACCAGGTGCTACCCCAGAGGGGGCTAAGGACCGTAACGGTGCCCCTGCACGGCTCGGTGGAGATAGCCCCAGCGCTTGGCATAGCGGAGGTGATCATGGACATAGTGCAGACCGGGAACACCCTGAAGGCCAACGGTCTCTCGGTTCTCATGGAGCTCTTCCCGGTCACCATGCGCCTCATAGCCAACCCGGGGGCCCTCAACCTCCAGTGGGACCGGATAAGGCCCATGCTGGAGAGGATACGGGAGGTGAGCGGATGA
- a CDS encoding ATP phosphoribosyltransferase regulatory subunit: protein MRVPRGALNPHQELSYSMEACRMKAMEVFIRHGYRPIYPPSVQRLDDLWEVLEPSKAGSIVPLTSPHGEPCALTFDVTVSAVLKLMRQEERRQRPIRICYAERAFRRPDPPEESFEAYQTGAEIVGADGEGADCEAIYLADRALREMGMGDHLFVVGDPAMLRRALRGLPRGMGQELMGALRRRDLVAYRGILDGLGDPPKAQLLRDIPNMKGDPSLLDRVRHRFDPRELEDLDRIGEFARDSGVRIVFDLSLTRNPDYYSGPAFEIYAPDGTHLGGGGRYDGLLRRAGLLGQAVGFSLDLTALGSKAPMEVPPPRAMVWCGPLPPSKGLEFTRRLADRGITFEVSWHGRAQSSMEICAMKGIRYWIDPSGGLAIHLPTGERLTVSRFIEENSPC, encoded by the coding sequence ATGCGGGTCCCCAGAGGGGCGCTTAACCCCCACCAGGAGCTATCCTACTCCATGGAGGCCTGCCGGATGAAGGCCATGGAGGTCTTCATCCGGCACGGCTACAGGCCCATCTATCCCCCGTCGGTGCAGAGGCTGGACGACCTTTGGGAGGTGCTGGAGCCCTCCAAGGCGGGCTCCATCGTACCCCTCACGTCCCCCCACGGGGAGCCCTGCGCCCTCACCTTCGACGTGACCGTATCGGCGGTGCTGAAGCTGATGCGCCAGGAGGAGCGGCGCCAGCGGCCCATCAGGATATGCTACGCCGAGCGGGCCTTCCGCCGGCCGGATCCCCCGGAGGAGTCCTTCGAGGCCTACCAGACGGGGGCGGAGATCGTGGGGGCCGACGGGGAGGGGGCAGACTGCGAGGCCATCTACCTGGCGGACCGGGCCCTCCGGGAGATGGGCATGGGGGATCACCTCTTCGTTGTGGGGGATCCCGCCATGCTCCGCCGGGCCCTCCGGGGGCTGCCCAGGGGGATGGGGCAGGAGCTCATGGGGGCCCTGCGCCGGCGGGACCTAGTGGCCTACCGGGGGATCCTGGATGGGCTTGGGGACCCGCCCAAGGCCCAGCTCCTCCGGGACATACCCAACATGAAGGGGGATCCGTCCCTCCTGGACCGGGTGCGCCACCGGTTCGATCCAAGGGAGCTGGAGGACCTGGACAGGATCGGGGAGTTCGCCCGGGACTCGGGGGTCAGGATCGTCTTCGACCTGTCCCTCACCCGCAACCCGGACTACTACAGCGGCCCCGCGTTCGAGATATACGCCCCAGACGGGACCCACCTGGGGGGCGGCGGCAGGTATGACGGGCTGCTCCGGCGGGCGGGGCTGCTTGGCCAGGCGGTGGGCTTCTCCCTGGACCTGACCGCCCTGGGCTCCAAGGCCCCCATGGAGGTCCCTCCCCCAAGGGCCATGGTGTGGTGCGGCCCCCTACCCCCCTCCAAGGGGCTGGAGTTCACCCGGCGGCTGGCGGACCGGGGGATAACCTTCGAGGTCAGCTGGCACGGGAGGGCCCAATCGTCCATGGAGATCTGCGCCATGAAGGGGATCCGCTACTGGATCGACCCCTCCGGGGGCCTGGCCATCCATCTGCCCACCGGGGAGAGGCTCACCGTGAGCCGCTTCATAGAGGAGAACTCCCCATGCTGA
- a CDS encoding HAD family hydrolase, with translation MKLRIDGVIFDVDGVLVDVGGSYPRVIRRAVAWGWEALGGEVDCEGYTDEHQRVTKAHRAFNDDYDIPWAMLCMARCRGIGPLSRSFPIPGEWEEELALFDGDDPVPWAMERFGEPEFDGSFREAVRGFCDRLYVEGLDGEEPYFKYESPLIRRRFDHIPLPVGIYTGRPWRELDLAFRLLGWEDFPRHLAVTPDSGILKPSPEGLRILCQELNISNPAFFGDSESDRAAMEAFGRGVFVAIGDSPGGDGPRFSNVEEGLDWVLSQAGGEGP, from the coding sequence GTGAAGTTGCGAATCGACGGGGTGATATTCGACGTGGATGGGGTGCTGGTGGACGTGGGGGGCTCGTATCCAAGGGTTATCCGTAGGGCGGTGGCCTGGGGATGGGAGGCCCTGGGGGGGGAGGTGGACTGCGAGGGTTACACCGATGAGCATCAGCGGGTCACCAAGGCCCACCGGGCCTTCAACGACGACTACGACATCCCCTGGGCCATGCTGTGCATGGCCAGATGCCGGGGGATAGGCCCCTTGAGCCGGTCCTTCCCGATCCCTGGTGAGTGGGAGGAGGAGCTGGCCTTATTTGACGGAGACGACCCGGTCCCCTGGGCCATGGAGCGGTTCGGAGAGCCGGAGTTCGACGGGTCCTTCCGGGAGGCGGTGAGGGGTTTCTGTGACAGGCTCTACGTGGAGGGGCTGGATGGGGAGGAGCCCTACTTTAAGTACGAGAGCCCCCTGATACGCCGCCGGTTCGACCATATACCCCTGCCGGTGGGGATCTACACCGGGCGTCCCTGGCGGGAGCTGGACCTGGCGTTCCGGTTGCTGGGGTGGGAGGACTTCCCCCGGCACCTGGCGGTGACCCCCGACAGTGGGATACTGAAGCCCTCCCCGGAGGGGCTGAGGATCCTGTGTCAGGAGCTAAACATCTCCAACCCCGCCTTCTTCGGCGACTCGGAGAGCGACCGGGCCGCCATGGAGGCCTTCGGCCGGGGGGTCTTCGTGGCCATAGGGGACAGCCCCGGGGGCGATGGTCCCAGGTTCTCCAACGTGGAGGAGGGGTTGGACTGGGTCCTGTCCCAGGCGGGGGGTGAGGGGCCTTGA
- the hisC gene encoding histidinol-phosphate transaminase, whose protein sequence is MTFQFEAHPKRSLEKLAPYEALPSGVDLPRGDLVVMNANESPYGPSPRALEGALGALKGGVNRYPDPSARDLTGALSAHWGVEEDRILVDNGLDGVITLLGITFLEEGDQVLHGEVTFSVYKSLAMRLGAVSVPVPMGDRWELDLEGFLQRIADRTRLVFVCNPNNPTGTLVSHRRMEEFMSLVPRRVLVVSDEAYGDFAGDDLPRTLELMERYPNLIMMRTFSKAYGLAGLRVGYLIAHPSVVMAMRRAKEPYGVNAVALGAALGALEDREHLRRTVEALLEGRRFLEEGLERLKVPFVRSHANFVFMPLGDRAGDVFRGLVARGVLVRLFDSLGAIRVSVGTPKENLAFLKALSEVICDE, encoded by the coding sequence TTGACGTTCCAGTTCGAGGCGCACCCCAAGCGGTCGCTGGAGAAGCTGGCCCCCTACGAGGCGCTCCCGTCCGGGGTTGACCTGCCCCGAGGGGACCTGGTGGTGATGAACGCCAACGAGAGCCCCTACGGTCCCTCTCCCCGGGCGCTGGAGGGTGCCCTGGGGGCCCTCAAGGGAGGGGTGAACCGGTACCCGGACCCCTCCGCCCGGGACCTCACCGGGGCCTTGAGCGCCCACTGGGGGGTGGAGGAGGACCGGATCCTGGTGGACAACGGGCTGGACGGGGTCATAACCCTGCTGGGGATCACTTTCCTTGAGGAGGGGGATCAGGTGCTACACGGGGAGGTGACCTTCTCGGTCTACAAGTCTCTGGCCATGAGGCTCGGGGCCGTATCGGTCCCGGTCCCCATGGGGGACCGGTGGGAGCTGGACCTGGAAGGCTTCCTCCAGAGGATCGCCGACAGGACCCGGCTCGTCTTCGTGTGCAACCCCAACAACCCCACCGGCACCCTGGTTTCCCACCGGCGGATGGAGGAGTTCATGAGCCTGGTGCCTCGCCGGGTTCTGGTGGTCTCCGACGAGGCCTACGGGGACTTCGCCGGGGATGACCTGCCTAGGACCCTGGAGCTCATGGAGAGGTACCCAAACCTGATCATGATGAGGACCTTCTCCAAGGCCTACGGCCTGGCTGGGCTTCGGGTGGGCTACCTGATCGCCCACCCGTCGGTGGTCATGGCCATGAGGCGGGCCAAGGAGCCCTACGGGGTCAACGCGGTGGCCCTCGGGGCCGCCCTGGGGGCCCTGGAGGACCGGGAGCACCTGAGACGCACCGTGGAGGCCCTCCTGGAGGGCCGGCGCTTCCTGGAGGAGGGGCTTGAGAGGCTGAAGGTCCCCTTCGTCCGATCCCACGCCAACTTCGTGTTCATGCCCCTGGGGGACCGGGCGGGGGACGTCTTCCGGGGACTTGTGGCCCGGGGTGTGCTGGTGAGGCTCTTCGACTCCCTGGGGGCCATCCGGGTGTCGGTTGGGACCCCCAAGGAGAACCTGGCCTTCCTCAAGGCCCTGTCGGAGGTGATCTGCGATGAGTGA
- a CDS encoding YbaK/EbsC family protein, whose amino-acid sequence MSDANGAVFVPAQSNPAKVKDRALCSFVTSGKGAFNAKEGRLLLLPLGLEALGGVVKRLSDWIVSQGGVMCGGAEDHGHLRSLAERYMRDHRRTLWGAHWGYQFIFARFDSRGEVSIGKPDLPVLEVQEVEPGGLRRLWVVPSHGDALTGRELLGCQGCGALWSGDSPLEPQVEPGEMGDLPPMEEVHTPSTSTIEDLCRFLGVEPRDTIKTVALMEDGGGRLAAGLVPGDMGLSYAKASRALGYRVVMADDRAVRSLFGPCAGYLGPVGIQGGDIIAHDSLRTPRPMVAGANRVDHHLRNVVPLRDFRCSFADLGALTPGSPCPRCGGSLAPRPVRVVGEVTIPDDPGEMGFTVSSREGRESFSTVALGRVDLVALLLAMEESES is encoded by the coding sequence ATGAGTGACGCCAATGGCGCGGTCTTCGTGCCCGCCCAGTCGAATCCCGCCAAGGTGAAGGACCGGGCCCTATGCTCCTTCGTTACCTCCGGCAAGGGGGCCTTCAACGCCAAGGAGGGGCGGCTCCTGCTTCTGCCTCTGGGGCTAGAAGCCCTGGGAGGGGTGGTTAAGCGCCTGTCGGACTGGATCGTATCCCAGGGGGGGGTGATGTGCGGGGGGGCGGAGGATCACGGGCACCTCAGGTCCCTGGCGGAGCGGTACATGCGGGACCATCGGCGCACCCTGTGGGGGGCCCACTGGGGCTACCAGTTCATCTTCGCCCGGTTCGACTCCCGGGGGGAGGTGTCCATAGGCAAGCCGGACCTGCCGGTGCTGGAGGTGCAGGAGGTGGAGCCCGGGGGGCTCAGGCGCCTCTGGGTGGTGCCCTCCCATGGGGATGCCCTGACCGGCCGGGAGCTCCTGGGTTGCCAGGGTTGCGGGGCCCTGTGGAGCGGCGACTCCCCCCTGGAGCCCCAGGTGGAGCCGGGGGAGATGGGGGATTTGCCCCCCATGGAGGAGGTTCACACCCCGTCCACCTCCACCATAGAGGATCTCTGCCGGTTCCTGGGGGTTGAGCCAAGGGACACCATCAAGACCGTGGCCCTGATGGAGGATGGGGGAGGCCGGCTGGCCGCCGGGCTTGTGCCGGGTGATATGGGGCTGTCCTACGCCAAGGCCTCCCGGGCCCTGGGCTACCGGGTGGTGATGGCGGATGACCGGGCGGTCAGGTCCCTTTTCGGCCCCTGCGCGGGCTACCTGGGGCCCGTGGGGATCCAGGGTGGGGATATAATAGCCCATGACTCGCTCAGGACCCCGCGCCCCATGGTGGCGGGAGCCAATCGGGTGGATCACCATCTGAGGAACGTGGTGCCCCTCAGGGACTTCCGGTGCTCCTTTGCGGACCTGGGGGCGCTGACCCCGGGGTCCCCCTGTCCCCGGTGCGGTGGGTCCCTGGCCCCCCGGCCGGTCCGGGTGGTGGGGGAGGTGACGATTCCCGACGACCCGGGGGAGATGGGCTTCACGGTCTCCTCCCGGGAGGGCAGGGAGAGCTTCTCCACCGTGGCCCTGGGGCGGGTCGATCTTGTGGCCCTGCTGTTGGCCATGGAGGAGAGTGAATCGTAG
- a CDS encoding formimidoylglutamase: MLDLLTPPDRGLFFTKEDPKDPRMGELVIPVDQSFGDRVVSEFDAVIIGMPEDRGVRANRGREGARLAPDEVRRHFYKLTPGFGPSLSELKIGDLGNVKVEGMTLDEAHGALRWVVRWVSSMGIIPIVIGGGHDNSYPGLYGLSEGLKLGEGELGVVNVDQHLDVRDLSWGGVTSGTPFYRSLEEMPTRCLRGRNFVEYAIQEGHNSPYYYEWLCERHATVMTFDEVQGRPMETFIRALQIAGRGTRAIAVSVDIDSVRSTDAPGASAVSPNGLSSHELNKIAYLAGRSYKVKYLDVMEISPPLDQDGRTASLGADVIFRFLKGMCERR, translated from the coding sequence GTGTTGGACCTTCTGACGCCCCCCGATAGGGGGCTGTTCTTCACCAAGGAGGACCCCAAGGACCCCCGGATGGGGGAACTGGTGATCCCGGTGGACCAGAGCTTCGGGGACCGGGTGGTTAGCGAGTTCGACGCGGTGATCATAGGCATGCCGGAGGACCGGGGCGTGAGGGCCAACCGGGGCAGGGAGGGGGCCAGGCTGGCCCCCGATGAGGTGCGGCGTCACTTCTACAAGCTCACCCCCGGTTTCGGCCCGTCCCTTTCGGAGCTCAAGATAGGCGACCTGGGCAACGTCAAGGTGGAGGGGATGACCCTGGATGAGGCCCACGGGGCGTTGCGGTGGGTGGTCCGGTGGGTGTCCTCCATGGGGATCATCCCCATAGTGATCGGGGGAGGGCACGACAACTCCTACCCGGGGCTCTACGGCTTGAGCGAGGGGCTTAAGCTTGGGGAGGGGGAGCTGGGGGTGGTCAACGTGGACCAGCACCTGGACGTGAGGGACCTGAGCTGGGGGGGGGTGACCAGCGGGACCCCCTTCTACCGCTCCCTGGAGGAGATGCCCACCAGGTGCCTTAGGGGGCGGAACTTCGTGGAGTACGCCATCCAGGAGGGTCACAACTCCCCCTACTACTACGAGTGGCTCTGCGAGAGGCACGCCACGGTGATGACCTTCGATGAGGTGCAGGGGCGTCCCATGGAGACCTTCATAAGGGCGCTGCAGATAGCGGGCCGGGGCACCCGGGCAATAGCGGTGTCGGTGGACATCGATTCGGTCCGGAGCACCGACGCACCTGGGGCCTCGGCGGTGTCCCCCAACGGGCTGTCGTCCCACGAGCTGAACAAGATAGCCTACCTGGCGGGGCGTAGCTACAAGGTCAAGTACCTGGACGTGATGGAGATAAGCCCTCCGCTGGACCAGGACGGCAGGACCGCCTCCCTGGGGGCGGACGTGATATTCCGGTTCCTGAAGGGGATGTGCGAGCGGCGATGA